The sequence CCAGTTGTCATGCGATCTttaccatttttaattgaatgtTCCTCACTATTTGTTCCTGTTTTATGATCAAGTTCCAATGTATTATCGTTAGTTGGTTTTCCGTTCTCAGTAACGACGCTTATTTTTGGAGGTTCTGCTAGTTCACTATCTGATGTTGTATTTGTCGATATTTCAGTTccatttataattatattctcATTATTACTTAATACTGTATCCGTTGGCAATTTACTTATTGAATCCGATTCATGAGGTAATAATCTCGAGGATGAGACATTGTTTGCCAATGCCATCAATGTGCCGAATATTGTATGTTCAGAATCATGCTCTTTATTGTTTGTTGCAAGTGAAGTATTTGTCACATTATTTGAAGTGTTTAAATGTGTCAAACTTTGATTCGTTATCCTTGAGGATAAGTTTGTTCCAGTGCCTTGGTGATCATCATTTGCTGATATATTATGCTTATTTAAATGCTTAAAATTTATCGAACCCGCAACATGCATATTTTTCCCATTTGCtttaccattattattagcatTTCCATTATATGTGTTGTTTGTGCTATCATCGGGAACATTATTGGTCCCATTATTAGTTCCATTTGATGGATTCTCTAATGAGACATAAATATCCGAAATGCCAGGTACATTATTAGAGttcaatttattgaaaCCTCTAGTTGAGTTGTGAATCGACCTCCTTGGATGCCAGCCTAAATCCATGCTTTTGTTACTACTTCTACCACTTTTGATAGAAACAATATCGGGAAGTTCTAATGCATTTGTTTGAGAATCAGCAGTTCTCTTTTTTGATAAGAAATCATTCTTCAAATGTCTTAAACTAGTAGATTGCTTTTTACCAGAGCTTCTATTCGAGCTAgtaacatttttatttttaaaattccTATTTGTTGATCTAGTACtaccattttttttacTGGAAGAACCTAACTTCTTAAATATCTTGAAAAATGAGCTATCACTAACCGAtcttttatcattattcgTTCCACCCATGACACCCAATTCAACTTGTGTATGAGTTTCTCAATGAgataactatatatatatgcaattCCAAAAAAGAAGTACGAAAATATAAGATGAGTATATTTCCAATTACTTTTATAACTTATAGATTTGGTCTATTGATCTATTGAGCTATtgtgaaaaaaaaaagataatcCAAATACAATTCTTTGTGGCCAATATGAGATCGAAGTACACTTTACAATATAATACCTATTTAGCCAACTAGTACAATAAAGTAATTTCAATGTTTCACTGAAATCAGATTTTTAATTTAGTTTATTGTACTGGTTAGctattattactatttagTTTAAAAtgcaataaataaattaactaTGTGGTTTGTTCcacaaaacaaaaatatcgAAAAGACATcgaaaaatcaaaaaaattgaatatggAAATTCAAAACAACCTATTTAGGCGATAGTCAGTTCTACTAAGATATACTACTCTAACTGAGAAATCGGCTGAGCCGTGTTTTTGCGCCCTGGAATGAGAGGTCTGTGCGGATGGTACTGAGTAGTGGTTTGTTGACAGTGAATAATGGCTTAGCAGCGTGGTGGGCGTGGCGGAATTTACTATGTGTTTTCTCAGAAACATGCTGAGGAACGGTTTATATCCATTACCCGATTAGGCCACTTTATAAATTGGTCCTGACCCGATCGGGACACAATTTAGAGTGGAGTTACCGTAAACGGCTAGATGGGATGCACGAATTGGGACAGTGCACAGAAACTCTCGTAGTGAAATGTGTCGCAGTTGCAGTGGAGGCTTTACCAAGACCCAATGCTAACAGTACTTCGACTATGTATAATACACTAACACAAGCAATTTATCTAGCATTTACTTGGTCGATGCTACTTCATTACTGCATACTTCATAAACTTTATTAGCATTATgatacatacatacatggatatatatatatatatatatttatatatactcTGTATCCTAACCTCTACTTCAATGTTGAAAAATGGTCGCCCTACCCGATCACCTGTCTTCAGCCCATTCGTTCTCACGTCTGATTGctgcttcttcttctggtGTGAAGTCGTTGACTATATTGAACGTTCTTCTAATCTCTTCCGGGGACCGACCTCTGATCATTTCGGCGACCACTTTGCAGCCAGCGTCTAACAGAGGCTTTATATTCAGATAGTTTGCAGCTAGTATAATCTCATATAACATTTCTTGGTCGACTTTCAAGAATTCACGATCCCAGGAGTCCACAGGAGCAGATTTCCTGGAGTCATCGTCATCTTCGTCGGGGAAGTTGGAATCCTTATGGTGATCCGCCCATTCGATGACCTTCTGTAAGACCGAAGATCTAACGTTTGGCACTGGCATCAcaatttcatcatcatcatcatcatcatcatcatccGCATCCTCATCCTCATCGGACTCATTATTCAAATCGTTATCATGCATATCATTTAagtaatttttcaatagtaAAGAACGTTCCGCCACGCTACGTTCGACAGTAAACCTTTCACCTTCACCACTGATCAATACAACCTTTTGTGTCTTGGAAGCTGTACTcattattgatatatatgtatgtgcGTGTGTGCGTATTTGTGGGTTGCGTATGCAATAAATCTTGATTTACAAAATCACTTTACGAAAGGAAATCCCCTTTTTAATCAATCACGAAGGTCTCTGAAACAAACCTAGTATCACTGAACGAATACTGCAAGGAATAGAGCTAAGGTCTAAATCAATTAGCTTATATAAATTACATTAATGATGATTACgaattattgaatcaaCTATTATTCAGTTCTCTtaaaatgaacaaatttGATGTCCATTTTGGAAATCAGCGCCTTAAACCGCTTTGACGTTTATAATGATCAATGTAAATATCTAACGGGTAATGATACCAGATCAAGGAAAATTAGTGCATTAAGTATGTAACATCTATCTATATAACGataagatatttatttgaattgctgttattttgtttgacctttttaattataatcCATTGTACATTTCTAGAAGACTACagtataaattatttacgCTTATCCTTTTCCTTTTTTTAGAAATCTACTTTTCCATACACGCTAGCACTCAAATCATTTAAAGATGTAACAGTATCAAGTCTTTTTAGATATTCGTTTTTGACAGTTTGAGTGGAAGTAGTGTTTCTAAATGGAACTAGAtcattgttattaattaaCATCTTTGTACAGCAATCTTTACCGGCCATTGCTATTAATGCTAATTGtacttttttatttttaatatcgGATTCTTGGGTTGCATCGTTTTCTACCGTTTCGTTATTAACctttttattagatttcTTGATCTTTGAAAGCACTGAGTTTTCGATTTCATTCATTATAAATTGGAAAGATTCATTAAGTAATAACTCTAATGATATTATCGACGATTTATCGTTTAAATATTCTGCAGTTTCTGATAATAATTGAGACAAAATCAATGAATCAGATGATAGCtcttttaatgaattctcATCCATGGTTCTTTGTAACATATAATCGATTTTACTATCTTCTGGAAGAAAAATATCgcttatattatttataggCTGActtgtttcaatttcacTGATGTTGTTAGTGAATAATTCTTTGTTAATggaatgaaaaatattagacATGTTATTACTAAACTCCATGAGCGAAAGAGTATCCTTTGgattataatttgaaaaatattcatcaaCTTTTCTTGTGGCTAATTCTGAAAAGACTAAATAaccattatttaatatccACCACGAAGTTGATAAAAATGCTTGCTCGTTAATATacattaattttgttttggAATCTGCTGCCTCAATATTTTCGCCTTCACTCGacaatttatctttattatcatcagGGCtcttataaataaaacCTGAGAACCAATTGAAAACTGAGTTAGATATCGAATTATTCTTTTGCTTAGCATTTTCTTGCTCAATTGCAATGTTTACTGCTGTTGCCAAATATTCCCTTCTGGTTAATATGTTAAGTTGTAATCttgttaataaaaataaggACGAAATTGTATATGATATTGTTATTAGTTTGACAAGACTCTTCAGTTGTAATTCATGCCATAATTGTGCTTTTGTAAAATCAGCATATTTTTCAGAACTTTCTAATTGAGAATCTCCCAGTGTTAGGTTATAAGGCGGTAAGTTAGTGTCAACAGTAACTTCTGAAATTGTGCCACCTGGAATGGAAGAACCAGATGTACCGGCAACATTACCATCTTCTACTGTTGCATTTTTCTCAGCACTTATTTGTGAtttctttaactttttATCTCTTAATGCGATGACTAATTCATCGAGATTATAGTCTTTTGCCAaaatcaaaacaaaaacaggTAACAATTCATATAATACGATTAATGAATCGTGTTGTGTTTGAGTAaatcttcttttaatttgttCTCTTATGAAATGTTGCTCAGtgatttttaattgttgtttATATAACCAACTCTTTAAAAAGTAAAGAAATATAGAACCAGTTGCAAATATAACAGTTGAAAGTGCAGCAGCTGTAATAAATCTTTTCCTATTTCTTTGCAAGAAAGaaatttgtttaatatttttgttattcattatatcaattatcTCCCTTTGTAATAATGTTGGACGTTGCTATAGATGAATATTCttctatttattaattctaccttaaatcaaataaaaaacaacattgaattacaattacaatGCATTTGTACCTTTCATTGaattctatttatatacttCAAGATTTTATCTATCAGAtgattatttgataatcCATTTCCCTTTgtttaaatgattttgaatCCCCAAATGCGCGGTAATGCGCTGATGGAATTTGTaactttattataaatatgtaagtataataaatttaaatattatgaaaTTAAGAAGTATTAAATAATCTAGTTAGTGCGATAAATTAAAGACGTAGGTTGATTgaatattacaaataatttttactttattgaattaataaCCTACAAATATACCACAATATAAgcaatttcaaaatgtcaactgatgaaattaataattttatgaTGATTACGGGTACAGGGGACTCAGAATTGGCCAGTCAGTTTTTAGAAATGGCAGGGTTCAACCTTGATACAgcaatttcattatattttgaacaTGGTGGCAAGTCTCTGTTAAATAGTAATACCAATAATCAAAACGATAACAATAACGACGAAGCACCTTCTAATATAGTGAATGTTGATTCGGATGCTGAATTAGCTCAAAGGTTACAAAATGAAGCTTATAATACCCCACAACCTGGAGATACTGGATACATTAGACCACCAGATGAAGCAAGACACGAAACATTGGCTGAGACTCATATTTTCCCCGGAACATACGGTGGCGTCGGTGGGGCATTTCAACATTTACGCCGTCAAGTAAACGATAGTTCTGACATTTTTGATAGTTCACGACCAGTTGGTGTATTTAACCAAAGGTTTGAATCTAATGATAGTGATTCAGACTCAGACTCAGATTCAGACTCCGACGTTTCAATTCAAGAAGATGCTGAAAATTTATATGAATATGTGGAGGAACCAGCTATTGAAATAACTGAAGATGGAGAAGTTAGAGAATATACTAAGcttataaaaaaaacaagaaatatCACAAAAGAGGAAAGGTTGGCGATGTTATTCAGACCTCCTTTTGAAATAATGTCTAAAATAGATCTCGATAGGGCCAAGAATAAAGCaatgaaaaagaagaaatggATGATGATTAATATTCAAGATGTGGGTATCTTCCAATGTCAGGCATTAAATAGAGATTTATGGTCATCTAAAATAGTTaagaaatttattaaaaaaaaatttatttttctacAATACCAGTACGACTCCAGAAATGCTCAACAATATATCCAGTTTTATAACTTACagaataaagaaaatcTACCACACATTGCTATATTGGACCCTATAACTGGTGAAAGATTAAAACAATGGAATGCGATTGTTCCTAAAGAAAATGAGTTTATAAATGAAGTCGAAGAGTTTTTATCCAACTTTTCATTAGACCCAAGCACAGTCAATCCAATTGTCAATGAGCCTGCTCCAAAACTCGATCCAACAATTTTATCGGAAGAACAACAAATGGAATTTGCTATTAGGCAATCCATGGGTCTCTCATCTGAAGAAACCTCAGAAGAATATAAGCCTTCACTGAAAACAGATAACGTTAAGGATAATGAGCCTGTAGAGGAGAATGATGAACAATTCGACGAGAAGGAAAGCAGTATCCTTGCTTCAATTAACCCAGTCGAACATATAGAACCACCAAATAGACCAGGCATAACAACTAGGATCCAAATACGAATGGGCAATGGCCAAAAAATTGTTAGGAGATTTAATGCCACCGAAGATAAAGTTCGTACAATATACGAATTCATAAAACATGATTTAACCGAATATAGTGACGTAGAGTTCACTCTATCCGACCATCAACGTCATGACTTAATTGATAAACTAGTTATGACCATAGACGAAGCTGGATTGAAAAATAGTTCCCTTCTATTGGAAAAAGTCCAAGAGGACTAGGTAGTTTATAATCGATATAGAATTaagtaataaaataactcaaattaattgtatttgacaattaataataattgatataGTAGTTGTTTTAACATGGCAAcatttatcattttcaaacCTTCACCAAAAGTGTGTGTCATTGTAACTTTTTTTTGGCTTTCTATGAGAATGAAGCGTTTAAAATTCGAATCTGATGAAATTTCATACTTAAAGCAAGTGCACTTTAAAGATAACgtgaatatttaaaggaGGGAATTATAAAGAGCTGTAACCAAACCTGCGTCGTCAATATAATTCCATGTGTTAAGTATGGCAAacatatttcaaattccaACTCCACTgaagtatatttttaatggtTTCCCATTGAAAACTTATGGTCCAATATCCAATACGGATAAATCCATGgtaaaagaaattgaatcaaGAAGATACTACTTCAGAGGTACAAATTCGATTAAAACTACACTAGATGACACTTTTTTACTTGGTGTATATAATGTGTTTGAGGATGAGCAAACGAACTCAATTTTAGCAACAGATCCAATCTGTTTATTTGTTGAAATCGTTTTATGCCAACAAAATTCGCTGAAACTTCCACAAGCAAATGTAAATAGAGATACCGAAAGAGACGCATACACTTGTAGTTTAGCTTGTTTATCCCCTTTATCCAATAAAGGAGAAGAACTCCCCATATTAGCCGAAGGTTTCAAGAAACGATTTATCAGATCCAGTTTTTTGATTAACGAGAGCATTAAGATTAAGATGCAACATAACCAGAGCAACACAGAGATGCTTTATGTAGAGTTATTAGACAGCTCGATATATGACGGATGGATATCTCATGTATTATTTACCTTGGACAAGACTGGATTTTCTAAACTATACCTTTTTGACACAAACCAATCAGTGTTTTCTGTTAAGGAATCGTTAATAAAGAGTAACGGGTTTTCATTGCGTCACAGACGATTATCAGAGTATTTATCCAAAAAGGTTACGATACATACCAAAACAGAAGATATCcaaaaagaattaataCAACCAATAGTATCCAATTGTGAAGAGACCTTACTAAagtttgaagaaattattaagaaAGAACCAACTTTATGGtcaaacaataaatatgaCACAATAATCaactatttaaatataaaaataatcagCTATGTGAAATGTTTATTGAATCTTCCAGATACATCGTCATTGAGACTTTTTCTTGTTGAGAGATGCCCAAACTTGATCAAATATGCCGAGGACTCtataatcaaatatatcGATGAACAATAATACtgattgaaatattcaaCATTCAAtaactcatatatatatatgtgtgtgtataGAAACAATGTAATAACATGGAATTAATGGAAAATGCCTATAATACACTCAGGACAGAACTTCCGTCACGTGCATCCCTATAACCAATGTTTCACCATCTTTAAACACCAAATCTTGAACTTTACGTACTGTATATATCCGCTTCCAAAtatctcatctcatctcagTTTCGTTGACAGACTGTCCAGCAACAACGAAGCTTGTCGCTAATGAACATTTTCTCTTCGACAACGTCAAAAGTACGAAACTGAGCAGGAAAACCACGACTTCCTCAACTAGAAAGGCTCAATTTGAATAACTAAAGTATCTACAAATCCTCTACCATGCTCGTACAACGAGAATTAGTATCTGTCATTGTTGCAGTTAGTTGTTGCTAAGAAaacatattaaaaataacagtaacgaaaattttgaaacagaGCAGTTTTTAACTACTCGCGTACTTCTTTAAGCATTGAAATGTTGTTTTAACTTGAAACAGATCTATCTCTATGGAGAATATACTTTCTCTATCTTACAGAAAATAATTGTATAAAGATATATGTGTGTTTATAGTTTCAGGTTAGATCCATGTTGGTTTAATGCAGAAAGTCAGTAGAAAGAAGAACATCGCAACGTTGCGGAATCTTCAGGCGGAATAGGTTTTGCCCTCCACTGTGCTGATTCATCATGAAACAAATATTCTTCAGTATCTTGACTTTCTCTCCTTGTCAGCTCTCTTACAAAATGTGAAACACCAAACTGAACAAGAAGTTGACAGGAGCAAAAAACACAGAGATAGGTTACATCTAGAAACACAGCATCTACTTTCTTTTCCACCATCTTGCAATACaatctttattttcttgaGTAAACCATTGTGGTTGATCTTTACATTTATTCAGTTTCTTCATGTTATAATAtgttatcaatttttcaaacatgttatataaatacttGTAACTATTCACATGGAAACATTTGATCTTGAGTCGATACAGTTTGAAAACATTCCTGGAATACGTCTCATGTCTATTTATTCTGCAGTTTTAGTTCTAGTTTTTGTTACATTCTGATGTTTATGTATTTCTATGtactttttatttttttgtagATCTTGTCTTATATGGAATCTTAGCTACAATTTATTCTTGTTCTTATAGCTTTTGTTTCTACTTAGATATTACTTAGAATTGTTGTATTCATTCgatctttcttttcactATTTAGTTTATTCGTATTAAGAGTAGCGTGGTATTTGAATAGATCCCTCGAATGAACAATTAACTGTGAAAGTAAATACAACcgatatttaatttattgaatattttgtcATTGGAAAAATAGAATTATCAACTAGGGCAGTATTTCACTAGACAGACTTCAAGAAAGATATCAAAATAGGCACATTGATATTCAGCTTGAAAATCATTGCTTGGTTCTGTTTTCATCGTCTAATAAATCTCTACTACTTTGGCTACTTTGTTTTTGGTCATCAGCTGCATAAActcaattaaaaaagtGTAAGAACCATCTACAAGTGTTCTTTCATATTCGATATTTCCAATTGACAGGTCAAGAGCTACTTTTACTAGAGAGATCAAATAATTGGGGGTTCTACCATTTCTTTGCATTTTGAGCAAGCatctttattaaaattataatcaacgaattaattttttgcATTATATGGTTTTATTATAACATTGGTCGAACATAAAAATACCAATAATAACTATTAGTTTCATTAGACTAGTCATCAATATCATATCATAAAAGAAACCCAAGCATAGTTTCATTGCATCCAATATCTATCGCAATTTtgcaaatataaataaactCATATCATAATGAATGCATATAATCAAATGGATAGGACAGAAACTATCATGAAATCATCGTCAGGAATGCAGAATTCCAAAATGGAGTCTTCACCcgaagaaattgaagagGCCTTTAGGTTAATTGAAGATCTAAAGTTCTTTCTAGCTACTGCTCCCGTAAATTGGCAAGAAAACCAAGTAATAAGAAGGtactatttaaataatgatcaAGGTTTCGCATCTTGTGTGTTCTGGAATAACCTTTTCTATATCACAGGCACAGATATTGTCAAATGTTGCATATACAGAATGCAACAGTTTGGTAGAGAAATCATacagaaaaagaaattcgAGGAAGGTATCTTTTCAGATTTAAGACATTTGAAGTGTGGAATAGATGCCGCTCTAGAACAACCAAAATCTGAATTTCTGTCTTTCTTATTTAGAAACATGTGTCTGAAAACACAAAAGAAACAGAAAGTTTTCTTCTGGTTTAGTGTTCCGCATGATAGAATATTTGCGGATGCATTGGAACGAGATCTTAAGAGAGAAGCATCAAACCAACCATCGACAACACGCCCAGTTAGGGAACCTgcaatttcatttaaatataattttgtgTCAGATGTTTCTTTATATGACCAACTCAAAGCTCAAACATCTTCGAAGATTACACAGCCTGAAATGTCACCTAGTTTTGAAATAGATACGGAGAGCAACGCCGAGTTGgaaacaaaagaagatCCACCAGATTTCAAAGTTGAAGTCGATCTACAAGAACAACTTTTTactaaaaatgaattggaACTCGATACTGTATCTGAAGagatatttaataaacaaCCTGAATCTCTAAAGACATTGGATGAATCCGAAACCAAGGTGAATAGTGAGTTTACAGAAAAAGAAGGGGATA comes from Tetrapisispora phaffii CBS 4417 chromosome 4, complete genome and encodes:
- the SKP1 gene encoding SCF ubiquitin ligase subunit SKP1 (similar to Saccharomyces cerevisiae SKP1 (YDR328C); ancestral locus Anc_5.371), whose amino-acid sequence is MSTASKTQKVVLISGEGERFTVERSVAERSLLLKNYLNDMHDNDLNNESDEDEDADDDDDDDDDEIVMPVPNVRSSVLQKVIEWADHHKDSNFPDEDDDDSRKSAPVDSWDREFLKVDQEMLYEIILAANYLNIKPLLDAGCKVVAEMIRGRSPEEIRRTFNIVNDFTPEEEAAIRRENEWAEDR
- the PEX3 gene encoding Pex3p (similar to Saccharomyces cerevisiae PEX3 (YDR329C); ancestral locus Anc_5.372), yielding MNNKNIKQISFLQRNRKRFITAAALSTVIFATGSIFLYFLKSWLYKQQLKITEQHFIREQIKRRFTQTQHDSLIVLYELLPVFVLILAKDYNLDELVIALRDKKLKKSQISAEKNATVEDGNVAGTSGSSIPGGTISEVTVDTNLPPYNLTLGDSQLESSEKYADFTKAQLWHELQLKSLVKLITISYTISSLFLLTRLQLNILTRREYLATAVNIAIEQENAKQKNNSISNSVFNWFSGFIYKSPDDNKDKLSSEGENIEAADSKTKLMYINEQAFLSTSWWILNNGYLVFSELATRKVDEYFSNYNPKDTLSLMEFSNNMSNIFHSINKELFTNNISEIETSQPINNISDIFLPEDSKIDYMLQRTMDENSLKELSSDSLILSQLLSETAEYLNDKSSIISLELLLNESFQFIMNEIENSVLSKIKKSNKKVNNETVENDATQESDIKNKKVQLALIAMAGKDCCTKMLINNNDLVPFRNTTSTQTVKNEYLKRLDTVTSLNDLSASVYGKVDF
- the UBX5 gene encoding DNA protein crosslink repair co-factor UBX5 (similar to Saccharomyces cerevisiae UBX5 (YDR330W); ancestral locus Anc_5.374), which translates into the protein MSTDEINNFMMITGTGDSELASQFLEMAGFNLDTAISLYFEHGGKSLLNSNTNNQNDNNNDEAPSNIVNVDSDAELAQRLQNEAYNTPQPGDTGYIRPPDEARHETLAETHIFPGTYGGVGGAFQHLRRQVNDSSDIFDSSRPVGVFNQRFESNDSDSDSDSDSDSDVSIQEDAENLYEYVEEPAIEITEDGEVREYTKLIKKTRNITKEERLAMLFRPPFEIMSKIDLDRAKNKAMKKKKWMMINIQDVGIFQCQALNRDLWSSKIVKKFIKKKFIFLQYQYDSRNAQQYIQFYNLQNKENLPHIAILDPITGERLKQWNAIVPKENEFINEVEEFLSNFSLDPSTVNPIVNEPAPKLDPTILSEEQQMEFAIRQSMGLSSEETSEEYKPSLKTDNVKDNEPVEENDEQFDEKESSILASINPVEHIEPPNRPGITTRIQIRMGNGQKIVRRFNATEDKVRTIYEFIKHDLTEYSDVEFTLSDHQRHDLIDKLVMTIDEAGLKNSSLLLEKVQED
- the SAM35 gene encoding SAM complex subunit SAM35 (similar to Saccharomyces cerevisiae SAM35 (YHR083W); ancestral locus Anc_5.378) — its product is MANIFQIPTPLKYIFNGFPLKTYGPISNTDKSMVKEIESRRYYFRGTNSIKTTLDDTFLLGVYNVFEDEQTNSILATDPICLFVEIVLCQQNSLKLPQANVNRDTERDAYTCSLACLSPLSNKGEELPILAEGFKKRFIRSSFLINESIKIKMQHNQSNTEMLYVELLDSSIYDGWISHVLFTLDKTGFSKLYLFDTNQSVFSVKESLIKSNGFSLRHRRLSEYLSKKVTIHTKTEDIQKELIQPIVSNCEETLLKFEEIIKKEPTLWSNNKYDTIINYLNIKIISYVKCLLNLPDTSSLRLFLVERCPNLIKYAEDSIIKYIDEQ